One Helianthus annuus cultivar XRQ/B chromosome 7, HanXRQr2.0-SUNRISE, whole genome shotgun sequence genomic region harbors:
- the LOC110925405 gene encoding phosphoglycerate kinase, cytosolic isoform X3 yields MSRILDIHYRRPTYSLMFFTCKLHNFSGNYVHFKKQREPKSSLQAFRSEMGLDHMMERCLLSHKVKEEDGNVYDTLPHVRYLREFQMDELIGKVVIVRFDSNVLLVEKQDQQAKLFDSAVLTIKYLHEAGAKVILVSSWSMKTNSKLLSADSVSAYLSSILQLSVVPMKSFLGYEQPTMENSPTQSIFLLENLFQVKEDVANCSRFSEQLCAGVDIFINDAFSQSHKVLASTVGVTSFCYASVAGFQFEESLVQLKNAFGTKRNPYIAMVGGGNLIEKAAAVRYLVSSADGLVFVGNMAFQIMHALGLPVPRKLVEIGAFTKATGIIQYANSRNIPILFPNDFWCVNVNDRLKEPKLVPVHDILEGWSPVALGPNSLDEITTLLTTSKKVVWIGPVKFDSSVQDSNGTSILVKLLRKLSQRSCDVTVVGNMACKALRGESEVFSSCNIIENASVVWEFLKGRKLPGLVALDRGYPYTIDWHTIYDDPTRPLLVDIGSGNGLFLFGMARKRKDMNFLGLEMNGKLVKRCMEAVHQSSLNNGYFIETNATSTFRSIVSGYPGELVIASIQCPNPDFNKPEHRWKMVQRSLIEAIKDRLSSNGKVFLQSDIEAVALRMKQQFLKYGNGVFTIDHQEEWLRENPFGVQTDWEQHVLRRGVPMYRLMLSKSVNL; encoded by the exons ATGAGCCGAATTCTTGATATTCACTATCGTCGACCCACCTACTCATTGATGTTCTTCACATGTAAATTACACAACTTTAGTGGAAATTATGTTCATTTCAAGAAACAAAGAGAACCCAAATCTTCATTACAAG CATTTAGGTCTGAGATGGGGTTGGATCATATGATGGAAAGATGTTTGCTTTCACACAAG GTTAAAGAAGAAGATGGGAACGTTTACGATACGCTTCCCCATGTGAGATATCTTAGAGAGTTTCAAATGGATGAACTGATTGGAAAAGTTGTCATCGTTAGGTTTGATTCTAATGTCTTACTCGTAGAAAAGCAGGATCAACAGGCTAAATTATTCGATAGTGCGGTTTTAACCATCAAGTACTTGCATGAAGCGGGTGCAAAGGTGATTCTAGTTAGTAGTTGGTCTATGAAAACCAATTCAAAGCTTCTTTCAGCCGATTCTGTTTCAG CTTATTTGTCTTCCATTCTCCAACTAAGCGTTGTACCGATGAAGTCTTTTCTTGGATACGAACAACCTACGATGGAAAACTCCCCCACACAAAGTATCTTTCTtcttgaaaatctttttcaagTCAAAGAGGATGTAGCAAATTGTTCAAGATTTTCAGAACAGTTATGCGCAGGGGTTGATATCTTCATAAACGATGCGTTttcccagtcgcacaaggttCTTGCATCAACCGTCGGTGTGACGTCTTTCTGCTATGCTTCCGTTGCTGGTTTCCAGTTTGAGGAGAGTCTCGTACAACTCAAGAACGCATTCGGGACGAAAAGGAATCCGTATATTGCCATG GTTGGGGGAGGTAACCTTATAGAAAAAGCAGCTGCGGTGCGTTATTTAGTTTCTAGCGCAGATGGCTTGGTGTTCGTCGGAAATATGGCGTTTCAAATCATGCATGCTCTTGGATTACCCGTGCCGAGAAAATTAGTGGAGATCGGAGCGTTTACAAAAGCTACTGGAATAATACAATATGCAAATTCTAGGAACATTCCTATTTTGTTTCCAAACGATTTTTGGTGCGTAAACGTAAATGATCGTCTTAAGGAACCAAAGCTAGTTCCTGTTCATGACATTCTTGAAG GTTGGTCACCTGTTGCTCTCGGGCCAAATTCATTGGACGAAATAACCACCTTACTTACAACGTCCAAG AAAGTTGTGTGGATCGGTCCGGTTAAGTTTGATTCGTCCGTTCAGGATAGCAATGGGACATCAATATTGGTAAAACTGCTTAGAAAATTAAGTCAAAGAAGTTGTGATGTTACCGTTGTTGGTAATATGGCATGCAAAGCTTTAAGGGGGGAATCAGAAGTTTTTTCATCTTGCAATATCATTGAAAACGCTTCGGTTGTATGGGAATTTCTCAAGGGTAGGAAGCTTCCTGGACTTGTGGCCTTGGATAGA GGATATCCGTACACCATTGATTGGCATACAATTTATGATGATCCAACTCGACCTTTGCTAGTTGATATAGGAAGTG GTAATGGATTGTTTCTCTTTGGAATGGCGAGAAAGAGGAAAGATATGAACTTTCTGGGCTTGGAGATGAATGGGAAGCTCGTGAAGCGTTGCATGGAAGCCGTTCACCAATCTAGCTTAAATAACGG ATACTTCATAGAAACAAACGCAACATCAACATTTCGGTCCATTGTTTCAGGCTATCCTGGCGAACTAGTTATTGCATCAATACAG TGTCCGAACCCCGACTTCAACAAACCAGAACATAGATGGAAAATGGTGCAGCGTTCCCTCATCGAAGCCATCAAGGATCGGCTTTCCTCAAATGGAAAG GTGTTCCTGCAATCTGATATAGAAGCTGTTGCATTGAGGATGAAACAACAGTTTTTAAAATATGGCAATGGGGTGTTCACCATTGATCATCAAGAAGAATGGTTGAGGGAAAACCCGTTTGGTGTCCAGACCGATTGGGAACAGCATGTCCTGCGTCGTGGGGTTCCGATGTACAGATTGATGCTTTCCAAATCCGTAAATTTGTAA
- the LOC110925405 gene encoding phosphoglycerate kinase, cytosolic isoform X1 produces MSRILDIHYRRPTYSLMFFTCKLHNFSGNYVHFKKQREPKSSLQAFRSEMGLDHMMERCLLSHKVKEEDGNVYDTLPHVRYLREFQMDELIGKVVIVRFDSNVLLVEKQDQQAKLFDSAVLTIKYLHEAGAKVILVSSWSMKTNSKLLSADSVSAYLSSILQLSVVPMKSFLGYEQPTMENSPTQSIFLLENLFQVKEDVANCSRFSEQLCAGVDIFINDAFSQSHKVLASTVGVTSFCYASVAGFQFEESLVQLKNAFGTKRNPYIAMVGGGNLIEKAAAVRYLVSSADGLVFVGNMAFQIMHALGLPVPRKLVEIGAFTKATGIIQYANSRNIPILFPNDFWCVNVNDRLKEPKLVPVHDILEGWSPVALGPNSLDEITTLLTTSKKVVWIGPVKFDSSVQDSNGTSILVKLLRKLSQRSCDVTVVGNMACKALRGESEVFSSCNIIENASVVWEFLKGRKLPGLVALDRGYPYTIDWHTIYDDPTRPLLVDIGSGNGLFLFGMARKRKDMNFLGLEMNGKLVKRCMEAVHQSSLNNGYFIETNATSTFRSIVSGYPGELVIASIQCPNPDFNKPEHRWKMVQRSLIEAIKDRLSSNGKVFLQSDIEAVALRMKRQFLKYGNEEFTIDHQEEWLRENPFGVQSDWEQHVLRRGVPMYRLMLSKSVNLFVHSCSVLHLNLHPQTSLPRRHESSSPNFQPLSINRNKDFVLETHLCKLLST; encoded by the exons ATGAGCCGAATTCTTGATATTCACTATCGTCGACCCACCTACTCATTGATGTTCTTCACATGTAAATTACACAACTTTAGTGGAAATTATGTTCATTTCAAGAAACAAAGAGAACCCAAATCTTCATTACAAG CATTTAGGTCTGAGATGGGGTTGGATCATATGATGGAAAGATGTTTGCTTTCACACAAG GTTAAAGAAGAAGATGGGAACGTTTACGATACGCTTCCCCATGTGAGATATCTTAGAGAGTTTCAAATGGATGAACTGATTGGAAAAGTTGTCATCGTTAGGTTTGATTCTAATGTCTTACTCGTAGAAAAGCAGGATCAACAGGCTAAATTATTCGATAGTGCGGTTTTAACCATCAAGTACTTGCATGAAGCGGGTGCAAAGGTGATTCTAGTTAGTAGTTGGTCTATGAAAACCAATTCAAAGCTTCTTTCAGCCGATTCTGTTTCAG CTTATTTGTCTTCCATTCTCCAACTAAGCGTTGTACCGATGAAGTCTTTTCTTGGATACGAACAACCTACGATGGAAAACTCCCCCACACAAAGTATCTTTCTtcttgaaaatctttttcaagTCAAAGAGGATGTAGCAAATTGTTCAAGATTTTCAGAACAGTTATGCGCAGGGGTTGATATCTTCATAAACGATGCGTTttcccagtcgcacaaggttCTTGCATCAACCGTCGGTGTGACGTCTTTCTGCTATGCTTCCGTTGCTGGTTTCCAGTTTGAGGAGAGTCTCGTACAACTCAAGAACGCATTCGGGACGAAAAGGAATCCGTATATTGCCATG GTTGGGGGAGGTAACCTTATAGAAAAAGCAGCTGCGGTGCGTTATTTAGTTTCTAGCGCAGATGGCTTGGTGTTCGTCGGAAATATGGCGTTTCAAATCATGCATGCTCTTGGATTACCCGTGCCGAGAAAATTAGTGGAGATCGGAGCGTTTACAAAAGCTACTGGAATAATACAATATGCAAATTCTAGGAACATTCCTATTTTGTTTCCAAACGATTTTTGGTGCGTAAACGTAAATGATCGTCTTAAGGAACCAAAGCTAGTTCCTGTTCATGACATTCTTGAAG GTTGGTCACCTGTTGCTCTCGGGCCAAATTCATTGGACGAAATAACCACCTTACTTACAACGTCCAAG AAAGTTGTGTGGATCGGTCCGGTTAAGTTTGATTCGTCCGTTCAGGATAGCAATGGGACATCAATATTGGTAAAACTGCTTAGAAAATTAAGTCAAAGAAGTTGTGATGTTACCGTTGTTGGTAATATGGCATGCAAAGCTTTAAGGGGGGAATCAGAAGTTTTTTCATCTTGCAATATCATTGAAAACGCTTCGGTTGTATGGGAATTTCTCAAGGGTAGGAAGCTTCCTGGACTTGTGGCCTTGGATAGA GGATATCCGTACACCATTGATTGGCATACAATTTATGATGATCCAACTCGACCTTTGCTAGTTGATATAGGAAGTG GTAATGGATTGTTTCTCTTTGGAATGGCGAGAAAGAGGAAAGATATGAACTTTCTGGGCTTGGAGATGAATGGGAAGCTCGTGAAGCGTTGCATGGAAGCCGTTCACCAATCTAGCTTAAATAACGG ATACTTCATAGAAACAAACGCAACATCAACATTTCGGTCCATTGTTTCAGGCTATCCTGGCGAACTAGTTATTGCATCAATACAG TGTCCGAACCCCGACTTCAACAAACCAGAACATAGATGGAAAATGGTGCAGCGTTCCCTCATCGAAGCCATCAAGGATCGGCTTTCCTCAAATGGAAAG GTGTTTCTGCAATCTGATATAGAAGCTGTTGCATTGAGGATGAAACGACAGTTTTTAAAATATGGCAATGAGGAGTTCACCATTGATCATCAAGAAGAATGGTTGAGGGAAAACCCGTTTGGTGTCCAGTCCGATTGGGAACAGCATGTCCTGCGTCGTGGGGTTCCAATGTACAGATTGATGCTTTCCAAATCCGTAAATTT GTTTGTACATTCATGTTCAGTTCTTCACCTTAATCTCCACCCTCAAACTTCACTTCCTCGCCGCCATGAAAGTTCAAGCCCTAATTTCCAACCACTCAGCATAAATCGAAACAAAGATTTCGTTCTTGAGACGCACCTCTGCAAACTTTTATCCACGTAG
- the LOC110925405 gene encoding phosphoglycerate kinase, cytosolic isoform X2: MSRILDIHYRRPTYSLMFFTCKLHNFSGNYVHFKKQREPKSSLQAFRSEMGLDHMMERCLLSHKVKEEDGNVYDTLPHVRYLREFQMDELIGKVVIVRFDSNVLLVEKQDQQAKLFDSAVLTIKYLHEAGAKVILVSSWSMKTNSKLLSADSVSAYLSSILQLSVVPMKSFLGYEQPTMENSPTQSIFLLENLFQVKEDVANCSRFSEQLCAGVDIFINDAFSQSHKVLASTVGVTSFCYASVAGFQFEESLVQLKNAFGTKRNPYIAMVGGGNLIEKAAAVRYLVSSADGLVFVGNMAFQIMHALGLPVPRKLVEIGAFTKATGIIQYANSRNIPILFPNDFWCVNVNDRLKEPKLVPVHDILEGWSPVALGPNSLDEITTLLTTSKKVVWIGPVKFDSSVQDSNGTSILVKLLRKLSQRSCDVTVVGNMACKALRGESEVFSSCNIIENASVVWEFLKGRKLPGLVALDRGYPYTIDWHTIYDDPTRPLLVDIGSGNGLFLFGMARKRKDMNFLGLEMNGKLVKRCMEAVHQSSLNNGYFIETNATSTFRSIVSGYPGELVIASIQCPNPDFNKPEHRWKMVQRSLIEAIKDRLSSNGKVFLQSDIEAVALRMKRQFLKYGNEEFTIDHQEEWLRENPFGVQSDWEQHVLRRGVPMFVHSCSVLHLNLHPQTSLPRRHESSSPNFQPLSINRNKDFVLETHLCKLLST; this comes from the exons ATGAGCCGAATTCTTGATATTCACTATCGTCGACCCACCTACTCATTGATGTTCTTCACATGTAAATTACACAACTTTAGTGGAAATTATGTTCATTTCAAGAAACAAAGAGAACCCAAATCTTCATTACAAG CATTTAGGTCTGAGATGGGGTTGGATCATATGATGGAAAGATGTTTGCTTTCACACAAG GTTAAAGAAGAAGATGGGAACGTTTACGATACGCTTCCCCATGTGAGATATCTTAGAGAGTTTCAAATGGATGAACTGATTGGAAAAGTTGTCATCGTTAGGTTTGATTCTAATGTCTTACTCGTAGAAAAGCAGGATCAACAGGCTAAATTATTCGATAGTGCGGTTTTAACCATCAAGTACTTGCATGAAGCGGGTGCAAAGGTGATTCTAGTTAGTAGTTGGTCTATGAAAACCAATTCAAAGCTTCTTTCAGCCGATTCTGTTTCAG CTTATTTGTCTTCCATTCTCCAACTAAGCGTTGTACCGATGAAGTCTTTTCTTGGATACGAACAACCTACGATGGAAAACTCCCCCACACAAAGTATCTTTCTtcttgaaaatctttttcaagTCAAAGAGGATGTAGCAAATTGTTCAAGATTTTCAGAACAGTTATGCGCAGGGGTTGATATCTTCATAAACGATGCGTTttcccagtcgcacaaggttCTTGCATCAACCGTCGGTGTGACGTCTTTCTGCTATGCTTCCGTTGCTGGTTTCCAGTTTGAGGAGAGTCTCGTACAACTCAAGAACGCATTCGGGACGAAAAGGAATCCGTATATTGCCATG GTTGGGGGAGGTAACCTTATAGAAAAAGCAGCTGCGGTGCGTTATTTAGTTTCTAGCGCAGATGGCTTGGTGTTCGTCGGAAATATGGCGTTTCAAATCATGCATGCTCTTGGATTACCCGTGCCGAGAAAATTAGTGGAGATCGGAGCGTTTACAAAAGCTACTGGAATAATACAATATGCAAATTCTAGGAACATTCCTATTTTGTTTCCAAACGATTTTTGGTGCGTAAACGTAAATGATCGTCTTAAGGAACCAAAGCTAGTTCCTGTTCATGACATTCTTGAAG GTTGGTCACCTGTTGCTCTCGGGCCAAATTCATTGGACGAAATAACCACCTTACTTACAACGTCCAAG AAAGTTGTGTGGATCGGTCCGGTTAAGTTTGATTCGTCCGTTCAGGATAGCAATGGGACATCAATATTGGTAAAACTGCTTAGAAAATTAAGTCAAAGAAGTTGTGATGTTACCGTTGTTGGTAATATGGCATGCAAAGCTTTAAGGGGGGAATCAGAAGTTTTTTCATCTTGCAATATCATTGAAAACGCTTCGGTTGTATGGGAATTTCTCAAGGGTAGGAAGCTTCCTGGACTTGTGGCCTTGGATAGA GGATATCCGTACACCATTGATTGGCATACAATTTATGATGATCCAACTCGACCTTTGCTAGTTGATATAGGAAGTG GTAATGGATTGTTTCTCTTTGGAATGGCGAGAAAGAGGAAAGATATGAACTTTCTGGGCTTGGAGATGAATGGGAAGCTCGTGAAGCGTTGCATGGAAGCCGTTCACCAATCTAGCTTAAATAACGG ATACTTCATAGAAACAAACGCAACATCAACATTTCGGTCCATTGTTTCAGGCTATCCTGGCGAACTAGTTATTGCATCAATACAG TGTCCGAACCCCGACTTCAACAAACCAGAACATAGATGGAAAATGGTGCAGCGTTCCCTCATCGAAGCCATCAAGGATCGGCTTTCCTCAAATGGAAAG GTGTTTCTGCAATCTGATATAGAAGCTGTTGCATTGAGGATGAAACGACAGTTTTTAAAATATGGCAATGAGGAGTTCACCATTGATCATCAAGAAGAATGGTTGAGGGAAAACCCGTTTGGTGTCCAGTCCGATTGGGAACAGCATGTCCTGCGTCGTGGGGTTCCAAT GTTTGTACATTCATGTTCAGTTCTTCACCTTAATCTCCACCCTCAAACTTCACTTCCTCGCCGCCATGAAAGTTCAAGCCCTAATTTCCAACCACTCAGCATAAATCGAAACAAAGATTTCGTTCTTGAGACGCACCTCTGCAAACTTTTATCCACGTAG
- the LOC110925405 gene encoding phosphoglycerate kinase, cytosolic isoform X4, whose amino-acid sequence MSRILDIHYRRPTYSLMFFTCKLHNFSGNYVHFKKQREPKSSLQAFRSEMGLDHMMERCLLSHKVKEEDGNVYDTLPHVRYLREFQMDELIGKVVIVRFDSNVLLVEKQDQQAKLFDSAVLTIKYLHEAGAKVILVSSWSMKTNSKLLSADSVSAYLSSILQLSVVPMKSFLGYEQPTMENSPTQSIFLLENLFQVKEDVANCSRFSEQLCAGVDIFINDAFSQSHKVLASTVGVTSFCYASVAGFQFEESLVQLKNAFGTKRNPYIAMVGGGNLIEKAAAVRYLVSSADGLVFVGNMAFQIMHALGLPVPRKLVEIGAFTKATGIIQYANSRNIPILFPNDFWCVNVNDRLKEPKLVPVHDILEGWSPVALGPNSLDEITTLLTTSKKVVWIGPVKFDSSVQDSNGTSILVKLLRKLSQRSCDVTVVGNMACKALRGESEVFSSCNIIENASVVWEFLKGRKLPGLVALDRGYPYTIDWHTIYDDPTRPLLVDIGSGNGLFLFGMARKRKDMNFLGLEMNGKLVKRCMEAVHQSSLNNGLSWRTSYCINTVSEPRLQQTRT is encoded by the exons ATGAGCCGAATTCTTGATATTCACTATCGTCGACCCACCTACTCATTGATGTTCTTCACATGTAAATTACACAACTTTAGTGGAAATTATGTTCATTTCAAGAAACAAAGAGAACCCAAATCTTCATTACAAG CATTTAGGTCTGAGATGGGGTTGGATCATATGATGGAAAGATGTTTGCTTTCACACAAG GTTAAAGAAGAAGATGGGAACGTTTACGATACGCTTCCCCATGTGAGATATCTTAGAGAGTTTCAAATGGATGAACTGATTGGAAAAGTTGTCATCGTTAGGTTTGATTCTAATGTCTTACTCGTAGAAAAGCAGGATCAACAGGCTAAATTATTCGATAGTGCGGTTTTAACCATCAAGTACTTGCATGAAGCGGGTGCAAAGGTGATTCTAGTTAGTAGTTGGTCTATGAAAACCAATTCAAAGCTTCTTTCAGCCGATTCTGTTTCAG CTTATTTGTCTTCCATTCTCCAACTAAGCGTTGTACCGATGAAGTCTTTTCTTGGATACGAACAACCTACGATGGAAAACTCCCCCACACAAAGTATCTTTCTtcttgaaaatctttttcaagTCAAAGAGGATGTAGCAAATTGTTCAAGATTTTCAGAACAGTTATGCGCAGGGGTTGATATCTTCATAAACGATGCGTTttcccagtcgcacaaggttCTTGCATCAACCGTCGGTGTGACGTCTTTCTGCTATGCTTCCGTTGCTGGTTTCCAGTTTGAGGAGAGTCTCGTACAACTCAAGAACGCATTCGGGACGAAAAGGAATCCGTATATTGCCATG GTTGGGGGAGGTAACCTTATAGAAAAAGCAGCTGCGGTGCGTTATTTAGTTTCTAGCGCAGATGGCTTGGTGTTCGTCGGAAATATGGCGTTTCAAATCATGCATGCTCTTGGATTACCCGTGCCGAGAAAATTAGTGGAGATCGGAGCGTTTACAAAAGCTACTGGAATAATACAATATGCAAATTCTAGGAACATTCCTATTTTGTTTCCAAACGATTTTTGGTGCGTAAACGTAAATGATCGTCTTAAGGAACCAAAGCTAGTTCCTGTTCATGACATTCTTGAAG GTTGGTCACCTGTTGCTCTCGGGCCAAATTCATTGGACGAAATAACCACCTTACTTACAACGTCCAAG AAAGTTGTGTGGATCGGTCCGGTTAAGTTTGATTCGTCCGTTCAGGATAGCAATGGGACATCAATATTGGTAAAACTGCTTAGAAAATTAAGTCAAAGAAGTTGTGATGTTACCGTTGTTGGTAATATGGCATGCAAAGCTTTAAGGGGGGAATCAGAAGTTTTTTCATCTTGCAATATCATTGAAAACGCTTCGGTTGTATGGGAATTTCTCAAGGGTAGGAAGCTTCCTGGACTTGTGGCCTTGGATAGA GGATATCCGTACACCATTGATTGGCATACAATTTATGATGATCCAACTCGACCTTTGCTAGTTGATATAGGAAGTG GTAATGGATTGTTTCTCTTTGGAATGGCGAGAAAGAGGAAAGATATGAACTTTCTGGGCTTGGAGATGAATGGGAAGCTCGTGAAGCGTTGCATGGAAGCCGTTCACCAATCTAGCTTAAATAACGG GCTATCCTGGCGAACTAGTTATTGCATCAATACAG TGTCCGAACCCCGACTTCAACAAACCAGAACATAG